In the Maribacter sp. MJ134 genome, one interval contains:
- a CDS encoding AraC family transcriptional regulator: protein MKVLPFEISKPVDVHLLVQIDKGLVFFDKLHQHKEIQISLIVNGSGKLIVGDSVHSFGAGEVFVIGSQVPHLFQSTPSKEHAHMISLFFTPHSFGADFFDIPDLEQITPFFKVANKSFKVSPIKPDITEIMLQIPLKDKLNRFILFLKLLELISSSKVETLTEFINPKALNSNEGKRLQDVFDYVTKNFQADIKLATAANLAFMTPNAFCRFFKQRTDKSFFQFLIELRIAHACQLLVTKKDMTIIEVAEESGFKSISNFNKKFKSLKNCTPSDYRISVGA, encoded by the coding sequence TTGAAAGTACTTCCCTTTGAAATTTCAAAACCAGTTGACGTACATCTGCTTGTGCAGATAGACAAGGGTTTAGTATTTTTTGATAAACTTCATCAACACAAGGAAATACAGATAAGCCTTATTGTCAACGGCAGCGGTAAACTCATTGTAGGTGATAGCGTTCATTCTTTCGGTGCTGGCGAAGTTTTTGTCATTGGCAGTCAGGTTCCCCATCTATTTCAGAGTACCCCTAGCAAAGAACACGCGCACATGATCTCCCTATTCTTTACTCCACATAGTTTTGGGGCGGATTTTTTTGATATCCCTGATTTAGAACAGATTACACCGTTTTTTAAAGTGGCGAACAAAAGCTTTAAAGTAAGCCCCATTAAGCCGGATATTACAGAAATAATGCTTCAAATTCCTTTAAAGGATAAACTGAACAGATTTATTCTATTTTTAAAACTCTTGGAACTGATAAGTTCGTCCAAAGTAGAAACCTTGACCGAATTTATAAATCCTAAGGCCTTAAATTCCAACGAAGGTAAACGCTTACAGGATGTTTTTGACTATGTCACCAAGAACTTTCAAGCTGATATAAAGCTTGCCACAGCTGCTAATTTGGCATTTATGACCCCGAACGCATTCTGTAGATTTTTTAAACAACGTACCGATAAGTCGTTCTTTCAATTTCTCATAGAACTACGTATAGCCCATGCGTGTCAACTACTTGTTACCAAAAAGGATATGACCATTATAGAAGTCGCCGAGGAATCTGGCTTTAAATCGATATCAAATTTCAACAAAAAATTCAAGTCTTTGAAAAACTGCACTCCGAGCGATTATAGAATTTCGGTTGGCGCGTAG
- a CDS encoding DUF885 domain-containing protein — protein sequence MCTINRIIGLFFFCFVFKGMVTVSAQQNASEELKNIIQIVEGYEAYDSKAYPLGRFQEKLKKQESDFAQSQLVELKKLNSSELSETEQISAELMRFRLQNTVDEYTYKMHLNPIQADQGFHLNLNYRIKPILSHTDAKRYLNVLNAIPAFVSEHLVVLKKGLDEGLSQPKIIFNGYESTYDVHIVADYAQSGFYDPFTALPSSMTKAQKDSVLNAAQIAIENSVVPSFKKIKRFFEEEYIPRTRTALGVSETPNGKEFYQNRINYYTTTEQYSADDIHEIGLNEVARIRSEMKEIIERVGFEGSFSDFLSFLRTDDQFYASTGEELLMHARDIAKRIDAELPKFFKTLPRRPYGVIKVPDAIAPKYTGGRYSGPSSETQPGYYLVNTYKLQSRPLYTLPSLTAHEAVPGHHLQGSLNRELGDSIPQFRKNMYLSAYGEGWALYTEFLGNELGIYTTPYEEFGKLTYEMWRACRLVVDTGIHAKGWSRERVLDYMLSNTALSEHEVGTETDRYIAWPGQAISYKIGELKIRELRKKAEAELGSKFDIRQFHEIILEQGTVTLPILERRINNYIAASK from the coding sequence ATGTGTACGATTAATAGAATTATTGGTCTGTTTTTTTTCTGTTTTGTCTTTAAGGGGATGGTGACGGTATCCGCCCAACAGAATGCTTCGGAAGAATTAAAAAATATTATTCAGATCGTAGAGGGCTATGAGGCGTATGATAGCAAGGCGTATCCCTTGGGAAGATTTCAAGAAAAACTGAAAAAGCAAGAGTCTGATTTCGCTCAATCTCAATTGGTGGAATTAAAGAAACTCAATAGTTCAGAGTTGTCCGAAACGGAGCAAATTTCTGCGGAACTAATGCGTTTTCGTTTACAAAATACGGTTGATGAATACACCTATAAGATGCACCTGAACCCCATACAGGCGGACCAGGGATTCCATTTGAATCTCAACTATAGAATCAAACCCATATTATCCCATACCGATGCTAAACGCTACTTAAATGTTTTAAATGCCATACCTGCTTTTGTAAGTGAACATCTTGTAGTGTTAAAAAAAGGTTTGGACGAGGGACTTTCACAACCAAAAATTATTTTCAACGGATACGAAAGTACCTACGATGTTCATATCGTGGCCGATTATGCACAAAGCGGTTTCTATGACCCTTTTACTGCATTACCATCATCGATGACGAAAGCACAAAAAGATTCTGTACTTAATGCAGCGCAGATTGCCATAGAAAATAGTGTGGTGCCTTCGTTTAAAAAAATAAAGCGATTCTTCGAGGAAGAATATATTCCTAGAACAAGAACTGCTTTGGGTGTATCCGAGACCCCTAACGGTAAAGAGTTTTACCAGAACCGAATCAATTATTATACGACCACAGAACAGTATAGTGCTGACGATATTCATGAGATTGGACTCAATGAAGTGGCCAGAATACGTTCAGAGATGAAAGAGATCATTGAGCGCGTTGGTTTTGAGGGTAGCTTTTCTGATTTTTTGAGCTTTTTAAGAACCGATGACCAGTTTTATGCATCTACGGGAGAAGAGCTGCTCATGCATGCCAGGGATATTGCCAAACGTATAGACGCAGAACTTCCCAAGTTCTTCAAGACCCTTCCTAGGAGACCTTATGGGGTAATCAAAGTTCCAGACGCCATTGCTCCTAAATATACCGGGGGTCGTTATTCGGGACCGTCCTCAGAAACCCAACCGGGATATTATTTGGTAAACACCTACAAGTTACAAAGTAGGCCCTTATACACTTTACCATCCCTAACGGCACATGAAGCCGTTCCGGGACATCATCTACAGGGAAGTCTTAATAGAGAGCTTGGAGATAGTATCCCACAATTTAGAAAAAACATGTACCTCTCTGCTTATGGCGAAGGTTGGGCATTGTATACAGAGTTTTTGGGTAATGAATTGGGTATCTACACTACACCGTACGAAGAGTTTGGCAAGCTTACTTATGAAATGTGGCGTGCGTGCAGATTGGTGGTAGACACGGGAATCCATGCCAAGGGATGGTCACGCGAAAGAGTTTTGGATTATATGTTATCCAATACAGCACTTTCTGAACATGAGGTAGGCACGGAGACCGATCGCTATATTGCTTGGCCGGGTCAAGCTATTTCTTATAAAATTGGAGAATTAAAAATAAGGGAATTACGTAAAAAAGCAGAAGCGGAACTGGGAAGTAAATTTGATATTAGGCAGTTTCACGAAATTATTTTAGAACAGGGGACCGTTACGCTTCCTATTCTTGAGAGAAGAATTAATAACTATATCGCTGCCAGTAAATAG
- a CDS encoding aldehyde dehydrogenase (NADP(+)) — protein sequence MITGGNYIGDEISKQGTHTYQTFNPKLNLPTPWTFHEATAQEVKAACDLAAEAFVTYGKCTGSEKAKFLRQIALEIEALGDTLISTYMQESGLPEGRANGERGRTLGQLNAFADLLEEGSWVEATIDTAKPDRQPIPKVDLRKMLMPIGPIAVFGSSNFPLAFSTAGGDAASALAAGCPVIVKSHPMHSGTGELVASAITTAIEKTGMPKGVFSNLNSSGIAVGEQLVMNDKIKGVGFTGSIKGGTAIYKLANGREEPIPVFAEMGSVNPVIVLPSALEEQGEDWAKKYAGSILLGAGQFCTNPGLILAIKSTALDGFISTLGAEISKAEPICMLHPKIHENFENGKDEMSRQDTVDVVAAYEESAPPNFAKQKVLTVNGSDFLRNTKLHQEVFGPFSIVVRCEDTEELEAIIKKLDGQLTGTVLGSTVELNTYNSVIDSLQNRVGRIIFNGVPTGVEVCPSMQHGGPFPATTDSRFTSVGTSSIKRWVRPVAYQSWPQNMLPKELQNTNPLNVVRIVNGLHTSNKI from the coding sequence ATGATTACAGGCGGAAACTATATCGGAGATGAAATCTCTAAACAAGGCACACATACTTATCAAACATTTAATCCAAAGTTAAATCTGCCTACACCATGGACTTTTCATGAAGCTACAGCCCAAGAGGTAAAGGCAGCTTGTGATTTGGCAGCGGAGGCTTTTGTCACCTATGGAAAGTGTACCGGTTCGGAGAAAGCGAAATTTTTGAGACAAATCGCCTTAGAGATTGAAGCGTTGGGGGATACATTGATTTCCACTTACATGCAGGAATCGGGTCTACCTGAAGGAAGAGCTAACGGAGAAAGGGGAAGAACCCTAGGCCAATTAAATGCGTTTGCCGATTTGTTGGAGGAAGGTTCTTGGGTAGAAGCAACAATAGATACCGCAAAACCGGATAGGCAACCCATTCCTAAAGTAGACCTAAGGAAAATGCTAATGCCCATTGGACCTATAGCTGTTTTTGGTTCTAGTAATTTTCCTTTGGCTTTTTCTACTGCGGGAGGAGATGCTGCCAGCGCCTTAGCAGCTGGTTGCCCGGTCATCGTCAAAAGTCACCCTATGCACTCCGGTACGGGAGAGCTAGTGGCTTCGGCTATTACCACGGCTATTGAAAAGACGGGAATGCCAAAAGGTGTTTTTTCGAATTTGAACAGTAGTGGTATAGCGGTCGGGGAGCAACTGGTAATGAACGATAAAATTAAGGGTGTCGGTTTTACGGGCAGTATTAAAGGGGGGACAGCTATTTATAAACTAGCAAATGGCCGTGAGGAACCTATTCCCGTATTTGCTGAAATGGGTAGCGTAAATCCAGTTATAGTACTGCCGAGCGCTTTGGAAGAACAGGGTGAAGATTGGGCTAAAAAATATGCCGGTTCCATTTTACTGGGTGCCGGGCAGTTTTGTACAAACCCCGGTCTGATTCTTGCCATAAAGAGTACTGCTTTAGATGGTTTTATTTCCACCTTGGGAGCGGAAATTAGTAAAGCCGAACCTATTTGTATGCTACACCCAAAGATTCATGAGAATTTTGAGAACGGCAAAGATGAAATGAGCCGTCAAGACACGGTAGATGTTGTCGCCGCATACGAAGAAAGCGCACCACCAAACTTTGCGAAACAGAAAGTATTGACCGTGAACGGGTCTGATTTTTTACGGAACACAAAATTGCATCAAGAAGTATTTGGTCCGTTTTCTATTGTGGTGCGTTGTGAGGATACAGAAGAATTGGAGGCTATTATTAAAAAGTTGGATGGGCAACTTACAGGAACCGTTTTGGGAAGTACAGTAGAATTGAATACTTACAACAGTGTTATAGATAGTTTACAGAATAGGGTTGGAAGGATAATTTTTAACGGTGTGCCTACCGGAGTAGAAGTATGCCCCTCAATGCAACACGGAGGTCCTTTTCCCGCGACTACGGACAGTCGTTTTACTTCTGTAGGGACTTCTTCCATAAAGAGATGGGTGCGCCCAGTGGCATATCAAAGTTGGCCGCAAAATATGTTACCAAAAGAACTACAGAATACGAACCCATTGAACGTAGTACGCATAGTAAACGGTTTGCATACCTCTAACAAAATCTAA
- a CDS encoding 4-hydroxyproline epimerase, protein MSKNTFVCIDAHTCGNPVRVIKEGGPELIGANMSQKRQHFLKDYDWIRKGLMFEPRGHDMMSGSIFYPPSDPNNDFGILFIETSGCLPMCGHGTIGAITIGIEEGLLKPKVPGEVRMETPAGLVKIQYQQTGDKVDWVKLTNVKSYLAATELTINSSYLGELTFDVSYGGNFYAIVDPQKNFSGIQDFSASKLIQFSQEIRDKINLEYPDTFIHPEDETIRNVSHMLWTGETISPKATARNAVFYGDKAIDRSPCGTGTSARMAQWHAKGKLRRGEDFIHESFIGSQFIGRVEEETVLGNMPAIIPSIKGWAKIYGQNTITIDEDDPYAHGFQVL, encoded by the coding sequence ATGTCCAAAAATACTTTCGTTTGTATCGACGCGCATACCTGTGGTAATCCAGTGCGGGTTATCAAAGAAGGAGGTCCAGAACTTATTGGGGCAAATATGAGCCAAAAGCGTCAACATTTTTTGAAGGATTACGACTGGATACGAAAAGGATTAATGTTCGAGCCCCGTGGACATGATATGATGAGTGGTAGTATTTTTTATCCACCTTCAGACCCTAATAACGATTTCGGTATTCTTTTTATAGAAACAAGCGGCTGTTTGCCCATGTGCGGACACGGAACAATTGGTGCCATAACCATAGGTATAGAAGAGGGACTTTTGAAACCAAAAGTGCCGGGAGAGGTGCGGATGGAAACTCCCGCCGGCTTGGTGAAAATACAATACCAGCAAACTGGTGATAAGGTAGATTGGGTAAAATTAACCAATGTAAAATCGTACCTAGCCGCAACGGAGTTAACCATTAATTCTTCCTACTTGGGAGAATTGACATTTGATGTTTCCTACGGGGGCAATTTCTACGCTATTGTGGACCCACAAAAGAATTTTAGTGGCATACAGGATTTTTCAGCAAGTAAGTTAATTCAATTTAGTCAAGAGATTCGTGATAAAATCAATTTAGAATATCCAGATACGTTCATTCATCCGGAAGATGAGACCATAAGAAATGTAAGTCATATGCTATGGACAGGCGAAACCATTTCTCCTAAAGCTACCGCTAGAAATGCCGTTTTTTATGGTGATAAAGCTATTGACCGGTCTCCTTGTGGAACAGGAACATCTGCGCGTATGGCGCAGTGGCATGCCAAAGGTAAATTACGACGTGGGGAAGATTTTATTCACGAAAGTTTTATCGGGTCCCAATTCATTGGGCGTGTAGAAGAAGAGACAGTTCTTGGGAACATGCCGGCGATAATTCCCAGTATAAAAGGTTGGGCTAAAATATACGGACAGAACACCATAACTATTGATGAGGACGACCCCTATGCACATGGGTTTCAAGTATTATAA
- a CDS encoding phytoene desaturase family protein, translated as MAKKVIVIGSGFSSLSAACYLAKEGFEVSIYEKNRTVGGRASQYTKKGFTFDMGPSWYWMPDIFDKFFADFGKKTSDYYQLDKLSPAYKIFFSDDVITIGDSMDKICSEFERIEKGSAKKLRKFISQAQENYDIAINKVVLRPGISPLELVTKETILKVDQFFKTISTEVRRRFKNPKLIATLEFPVLFLGAKPSKTPSFYSFMNFADFGLGTWHPQGGMYEIIKAMKSLAEELGVNIHTGKAIEKIVVNNGSSQGVLCDGETINADVVLSGADYHHSEGLLDKKYRQYKESYWDKKTFAPSSLLFYIGFDKKLKNIQHHNLFFDTDFEVHAQEIYDTPEWPTDPLFYANFPSVTDEKMAPNNCETGFFLVPIAPGLSDTPALRSQYFDLIMDRFEKRTGQNITNNIIFKESFCVNDFIEKYNSYKGNAYGMANTLSQTAFLRPRLKSKKVQNLFFTGQLTVPGPGVPPSLISGKLVSELIVKDN; from the coding sequence ATGGCTAAAAAAGTTATCGTTATAGGTTCTGGATTCTCATCCCTTTCAGCAGCCTGTTATCTTGCAAAGGAGGGATTTGAAGTTTCTATCTACGAAAAAAACAGAACCGTAGGCGGCAGAGCTTCTCAATATACCAAAAAGGGTTTTACCTTTGACATGGGTCCAAGTTGGTACTGGATGCCCGATATTTTTGATAAATTCTTCGCTGATTTCGGAAAAAAAACTAGCGATTACTACCAGTTGGACAAGTTAAGTCCTGCGTACAAAATTTTCTTTTCCGATGATGTGATTACCATTGGAGATTCAATGGATAAAATTTGTTCGGAGTTCGAAAGGATAGAAAAAGGCAGTGCAAAAAAGTTACGCAAGTTCATATCCCAAGCGCAGGAAAATTACGATATCGCCATTAATAAGGTAGTCCTAAGACCTGGAATCTCTCCATTAGAATTGGTTACAAAGGAAACGATACTCAAGGTAGACCAGTTTTTCAAAACAATAAGCACGGAAGTCCGCAGAAGATTTAAAAATCCCAAGCTTATAGCTACTTTGGAATTTCCCGTACTGTTTCTAGGTGCCAAACCGAGTAAAACCCCATCTTTTTACAGCTTTATGAATTTTGCAGACTTCGGTCTAGGCACATGGCACCCGCAGGGCGGCATGTATGAAATTATTAAAGCCATGAAAAGTCTAGCGGAAGAACTTGGAGTGAACATTCATACAGGTAAAGCTATTGAGAAAATTGTTGTGAACAATGGTTCAAGTCAAGGGGTTTTGTGTGATGGAGAGACCATAAATGCCGATGTGGTATTAAGCGGTGCAGATTATCACCACTCGGAGGGTTTATTGGATAAAAAGTATAGACAGTACAAAGAAAGTTATTGGGACAAGAAAACCTTTGCTCCCTCTTCCCTATTGTTCTATATAGGTTTTGATAAAAAATTAAAGAACATACAGCATCATAATCTATTCTTTGATACGGATTTTGAAGTGCATGCACAAGAAATTTATGATACTCCCGAGTGGCCTACAGACCCCCTATTCTATGCTAATTTCCCATCGGTAACAGACGAAAAAATGGCTCCAAACAATTGTGAGACAGGGTTTTTCCTAGTTCCTATCGCTCCCGGACTAAGCGACACCCCTGCTCTAAGAAGCCAATATTTCGATTTAATAATGGACAGATTTGAAAAAAGAACAGGTCAAAACATAACAAATAATATTATCTTCAAGGAATCTTTCTGTGTTAATGATTTCATTGAAAAATATAACTCTTACAAAGGCAACGCTTACGGAATGGCCAATACGCTTTCCCAGACTGCATTTTTAAGACCAAGATTAAAGAGCAAGAAGGTGCAAAATCTTTTTTTTACAGGTCAACTTACAGTTCCAGGGCCTGGGGTTCCCCCTTCTTTAATATCCGGCAAATTAGTGTCGGAATTAATAGTTAAAGATAATTAG
- a CDS encoding MerR family transcriptional regulator produces MNNVKKQFSIRDLENLSGIKAHTIRIWEKRYNLLSPERTDTNIRNYSLASLQKLLNVTLLYHNGHKISKIAKIPENEIPLVVREIVAKNSNKNHAINSFKLAMVNFDQTIFFNTYNNLLSQQSFREIFKETFIPLLNELGLLWQTDTISPAHEHFITSLIKQKILLNTEKLQHLKPTKTDKVFVAYLPENEIHEIGLLYLNYEIVLRGYKCIYLGQTVPMENLMDVMKYFEDIYFLSYFTVVPEKDRINKYIKDFEELVSEYNNPNLWILGRQVQHIDEAKLPKFVKTFTSIEEVISKL; encoded by the coding sequence ATGAACAACGTAAAAAAACAATTCAGTATCCGTGATTTAGAAAATCTTTCTGGGATTAAGGCCCATACCATTAGAATATGGGAAAAGCGGTACAATTTGCTATCACCTGAAAGAACCGACACCAATATCAGGAACTATAGTTTGGCAAGCCTTCAGAAGCTTTTGAACGTTACACTACTTTATCACAACGGACATAAAATTTCTAAGATTGCAAAAATACCTGAAAACGAAATACCGCTAGTGGTCAGGGAAATAGTAGCCAAAAACAGTAATAAGAATCACGCCATAAATTCGTTTAAGTTGGCCATGGTCAATTTTGACCAGACCATCTTCTTTAATACGTATAACAATCTCCTTAGTCAACAGTCGTTTAGGGAAATTTTCAAAGAGACCTTTATTCCGTTGCTTAACGAACTAGGATTGTTATGGCAAACAGATACGATAAGTCCGGCTCATGAGCACTTTATAACTAGTCTTATAAAACAGAAAATATTACTGAACACAGAGAAATTGCAACATTTGAAGCCTACAAAAACTGATAAAGTTTTTGTGGCCTACTTACCGGAAAATGAAATCCATGAAATTGGCTTGCTATATCTTAACTACGAAATTGTACTTCGAGGCTATAAATGTATTTATTTAGGGCAGACCGTACCAATGGAAAACTTAATGGATGTAATGAAATACTTCGAAGATATTTACTTTCTTTCCTATTTTACCGTAGTGCCTGAAAAGGACCGGATAAACAAATACATCAAGGATTTTGAAGAATTGGTATCCGAGTACAACAATCCTAATCTATGGATATTGGGAAGGCAAGTTCAGCATATCGATGAAGCTAAACTCCCAAAATTCGTTAAGACGTTTACATCCATAGAGGAAGTAATAAGCAAACTTTAA
- a CDS encoding NAD(P)/FAD-dependent oxidoreductase, which yields MSKNIVIIGGGIVGLSSAYYLHKAGHEVTVIDKSDITSGASFVNAGYITPSHIIPLASPGMIATGIKMMFNSASPFYMKPRLDKDFLQWSWYFHKSSTNAKVEKAIPLIKEINIISRELYADIKQSGDLGTFQLERKGLLMLYKTEKSYLHEAEVAKKASFLGLEVNELNKEELQNIEPNIRIDALGAIHYECDGHTTPTEFMPKMLNYLKKQGVKVKTNEEVEDIVLKNQRITGLRTDKDVYEADDVVMAAGSWSGELSKKLKINLPLQAGKGYRINVERETGISLPAILMEAKMAVTPMNGFTRFAGTMEFSGINNIIRKERVLAIAKGAKTFYPELEIQKEEIENASTGMRPVSPDGLPYIGKSKTVKNLTFATGHAMMGWSLGPATGKLISEIIDEQKLSMSIDAFAPDRKFV from the coding sequence ATGAGTAAAAATATTGTAATTATAGGAGGTGGAATCGTGGGCCTCAGTTCTGCCTACTATTTGCACAAAGCGGGGCATGAAGTAACGGTTATCGATAAATCGGATATTACCTCCGGAGCCTCTTTTGTTAATGCGGGTTACATTACTCCGAGCCATATTATTCCGTTAGCTTCGCCCGGCATGATTGCGACTGGGATTAAAATGATGTTTAATTCTGCAAGTCCGTTTTATATGAAACCTAGACTGGATAAAGATTTTTTGCAGTGGTCTTGGTATTTTCATAAATCTTCCACAAATGCTAAAGTAGAAAAGGCAATACCCTTGATAAAGGAAATCAATATCATTAGTAGGGAGTTGTATGCAGATATAAAGCAATCAGGAGATTTAGGAACTTTTCAACTAGAACGGAAAGGACTGTTGATGCTGTATAAAACCGAGAAGTCCTATTTACACGAGGCTGAGGTTGCTAAAAAAGCAAGTTTTCTGGGCTTGGAAGTAAATGAACTCAATAAAGAAGAATTACAAAATATAGAACCGAATATAAGAATAGATGCACTGGGTGCCATTCATTATGAATGTGACGGACACACCACGCCGACGGAGTTTATGCCAAAAATGCTCAACTATTTGAAGAAACAGGGAGTTAAGGTCAAAACCAATGAAGAAGTTGAGGATATTGTACTCAAGAATCAAAGAATAACCGGACTTAGAACGGACAAGGATGTCTACGAAGCCGACGATGTCGTAATGGCCGCAGGATCATGGAGTGGAGAACTTTCCAAAAAATTGAAAATCAATTTACCCTTACAGGCCGGGAAAGGCTATCGTATAAATGTTGAAAGAGAAACGGGGATATCTTTACCGGCCATACTTATGGAGGCCAAGATGGCCGTGACACCTATGAATGGTTTTACACGTTTCGCCGGCACCATGGAATTTTCGGGAATTAATAATATTATCAGGAAGGAGCGAGTACTGGCCATAGCAAAAGGGGCCAAAACTTTTTATCCCGAATTGGAGATTCAAAAAGAGGAAATTGAAAATGCCTCAACGGGTATGAGACCGGTATCACCTGACGGTCTCCCGTACATCGGAAAATCTAAAACGGTGAAGAATTTGACTTTTGCCACGGGTCACGCCATGATGGGTTGGAGTTTAGGCCCCGCCACAGGGAAACTTATTTCCGAAATTATCGACGAACAAAAACTGTCTATGAGTATCGATGCCTTCGCTCCCGACCGTAAATTTGTCTAA
- a CDS encoding dihydrodipicolinate synthase family protein yields the protein MSVQWKGVMPAVTTKFKEDDTLDMEMFEVNIKAQLEAGVSGIILGGTLGEASTLTYEEKRTLIIETVKMVKGAVPVIINIAEQTTKGAIHAAKVAEECGAKGLMMLPPMRYKANDYETVTYFKTVANSTSLPIMIYNNPVDYGIEVTLDMFDELMECSNIQAVKESTRDISNVTRIKARFGDRLKVLTGVDTLGLESILMGADGWVAGLVCAFPAETCAIFELAKAGKREEALEIYRWFLPLLELDINPQLVQNIKMAEVATGIGTERVRAPRLPLIGAERTRVEVVIAKGMASRPTLPAYKELNMVHN from the coding sequence ATGAGTGTTCAATGGAAAGGGGTAATGCCCGCTGTAACGACAAAGTTCAAAGAAGATGATACTTTGGATATGGAGATGTTCGAAGTAAACATAAAAGCGCAACTAGAAGCTGGCGTTTCTGGAATTATCCTCGGTGGAACGCTGGGAGAGGCAAGTACGCTAACGTACGAGGAGAAGCGGACGCTAATTATAGAAACGGTTAAGATGGTAAAGGGTGCGGTTCCCGTAATCATCAATATAGCTGAGCAAACGACTAAGGGTGCCATACATGCAGCAAAGGTAGCTGAGGAATGTGGGGCAAAGGGTCTAATGATGTTACCCCCAATGCGGTACAAGGCCAACGATTATGAAACCGTAACTTATTTTAAAACGGTTGCTAATAGTACTTCGTTACCCATTATGATATACAATAACCCCGTAGATTATGGTATTGAGGTTACATTGGATATGTTCGATGAACTTATGGAGTGTAGTAATATCCAAGCAGTGAAGGAATCTACAAGGGATATTTCTAACGTTACGCGTATCAAAGCTAGATTTGGAGATAGGTTAAAAGTGCTTACAGGAGTAGATACTCTAGGTTTAGAAAGTATTCTTATGGGTGCGGACGGCTGGGTGGCTGGTTTGGTATGTGCGTTTCCGGCGGAAACCTGTGCTATTTTTGAACTGGCAAAAGCTGGAAAACGGGAAGAAGCACTTGAAATTTACCGTTGGTTCTTGCCTTTATTGGAGTTGGATATTAATCCCCAGTTGGTTCAGAATATTAAAATGGCAGAGGTTGCCACAGGAATAGGAACCGAAAGGGTAAGGGCACCAAGGCTTCCATTAATAGGTGCGGAGAGAACACGCGTAGAAGTAGTAATTGCCAAAGGAATGGCTTCAAGACCTACCCTGCCAGCGTACAAGGAATTGAATATGGTACATAATTAA
- a CDS encoding phytoene/squalene synthase family protein, with protein MKVTFDMVSYQCSKLVTEKYSTSFALATKMLDNSIRSDIYNIYGFVRFADEIVDTFHDYDKDVLFNKFDTDLEEALESKISLNPILNSFQHTFHKYNIPKHLVDSFMKSMRMDLTKSIYKTDQEYKEYIYGSADVVGLMCLKVFVKGCPDSYDSLKESAMALGSAFQKVNFLRDVKADFEELNRSYFPNTNLTELDEDSKKRIVDEIRADFQLGYEGILKLPMEAKFGVYTAYKYYYKLLQKLQNTPSLDIKNTRIRVPNYQKFGLLARSYVKYKMNLV; from the coding sequence ATGAAAGTTACTTTTGACATGGTCTCCTATCAGTGCAGTAAGCTCGTAACAGAGAAATACAGCACTTCTTTTGCATTGGCCACTAAAATGCTGGATAACTCTATACGGAGTGATATTTATAATATTTACGGTTTTGTGCGCTTTGCAGATGAAATAGTGGACACTTTCCATGATTACGACAAAGATGTACTTTTTAATAAGTTTGATACAGATTTAGAAGAAGCCCTAGAATCAAAAATTAGCCTAAACCCTATATTGAACTCCTTTCAACACACCTTCCATAAATACAACATTCCCAAACATTTAGTGGATTCTTTTATGAAAAGCATGCGAATGGACCTGACCAAAAGTATCTACAAGACCGATCAGGAATACAAAGAATACATCTATGGTTCCGCTGATGTCGTAGGTTTAATGTGTTTAAAAGTTTTTGTAAAAGGCTGTCCAGATTCATATGATAGTCTCAAAGAATCTGCAATGGCTTTAGGCTCAGCGTTTCAAAAGGTGAATTTTTTAAGAGATGTAAAGGCCGATTTTGAGGAACTGAACCGCTCCTATTTTCCTAATACCAACCTTACCGAATTGGACGAGGATTCTAAAAAAAGGATTGTAGATGAAATTAGGGCAGATTTTCAGTTAGGCTACGAAGGAATTTTAAAATTACCGATGGAAGCAAAATTTGGTGTTTACACCGCTTATAAATACTACTATAAATTATTACAGAAACTTCAAAATACGCCGTCGCTAGATATTAAAAACACTCGAATAAGAGTTCCCAATTATCAGAAGTTTGGTCTTTTGGCTAGATCCTATGTTAAATATAAAATGAATTTAGTTTAG